From Variovorax sp. PMC12, the proteins below share one genomic window:
- a CDS encoding DUF3106 domain-containing protein, translating into MSTTKPLWSELTSGQQQALAPLGPHWNTLNIGQKRKWLALSRNYSEMSAEDRKTLHSRMIEWAALSNQQRTQARLNFAEVKRIPADERKAKWEQYQALSEEEKRKLAERAPPKPRGAAIPVRPVSSQKLVPVPAVTPGVQHTPRILLTPPPAPPAPPATLMVATPPERSPSTAPAVVVTPAAPQPSGVSAPPVPAEAQVPPPSSATAEPAATSP; encoded by the coding sequence GTGTCGACGACCAAGCCGCTCTGGAGCGAACTCACCTCGGGGCAGCAGCAGGCCCTCGCGCCGCTCGGCCCCCACTGGAACACCCTGAACATCGGGCAAAAGCGTAAATGGCTGGCGCTGTCGCGCAATTACTCGGAAATGTCGGCAGAGGACAGGAAGACGCTTCACAGCCGCATGATCGAGTGGGCCGCACTGAGCAACCAGCAGCGCACCCAGGCACGCCTGAACTTTGCGGAGGTCAAGCGCATTCCGGCTGACGAGCGCAAGGCCAAATGGGAGCAGTACCAAGCCCTGAGCGAGGAAGAAAAGCGAAAGCTGGCCGAGCGCGCTCCTCCCAAGCCGCGCGGTGCCGCCATCCCGGTGCGCCCTGTTTCCTCGCAGAAGCTCGTGCCCGTGCCCGCGGTCACGCCCGGCGTACAGCACACGCCGAGGATCCTGCTGACGCCGCCGCCCGCCCCTCCGGCGCCGCCCGCCACACTCATGGTCGCCACCCCGCCGGAACGCTCGCCTTCGACAGCTCCGGCTGTCGTGGTGACCCCCGCGGCGCCGCAGCCATCCGGCGTCTCGGCGCCGCCAGTTCCTGCGGAAGCACAGGTGCCGCCCCCTTCGTCGGCCACGGCCGAACCGGCTGCCACTTCTCCCTGA
- a CDS encoding acetolactate synthase 3 catalytic subunit: protein MEISKAEILSAAAASSHAGNATQELMGAEVLVKALQAEGVQYVWGYPGGAVLYIYDAFYKQDTIQHVLVRHEQAAVHAADGYARATGEVGVALVTSGPGLTNAVTGIATAYMDSIPMVIISGQVPTAAIGLDAFQECDTVGITRPIVKHNFLVKDPKDLAMTMKKAFHIARSGRPGPVVVDVPKDVSFKKVPYAGYPDKVEMRSYNPVRKGHGGQIRKALQLLLAAKRPYIYTGGGVLLGNATNELRTLVDMLGYPVTNTLMGLGAYPASDRKFLGMLGMHGTIEANNAMQNCDVLLAVGARFDDRVIGNPKHFAQNERKIIHVDIDPSSISKRVKVDIPIVGDVKDVLTELISMIRESTAKPDAGALAGWWKTIEAWRSRDCLKYDRGNKDVIKPQYVVETLWNMTKDADAYITSDVGQHQMWAAQYYRFDEPRRWINSGGLGTMGVGIPYAMGIKLAKPDSEVFTITGEGSVQMCIQELSTCLQYNTPIKICSLNNRYLGMVRQWQEIEYSGRYSHSYMDALPNFVKLAEAYGHVGMLIERPQDVEPALREARKLKDRTVFMDFRTDPTENVFPMVKAGMGITEMLLGSEDL from the coding sequence ATGGAAATCTCCAAGGCGGAAATCCTCTCCGCTGCCGCTGCGTCGTCGCACGCCGGCAACGCCACGCAAGAACTCATGGGCGCTGAAGTGCTGGTCAAGGCACTGCAGGCCGAAGGCGTGCAATACGTCTGGGGTTACCCCGGCGGCGCCGTTCTCTACATCTACGACGCGTTCTACAAGCAGGACACCATCCAGCACGTGCTGGTGCGTCACGAGCAGGCAGCCGTGCACGCGGCCGACGGCTATGCGCGCGCGACCGGCGAAGTCGGCGTGGCGCTGGTCACTTCCGGCCCGGGCCTGACCAACGCGGTCACCGGTATCGCCACGGCGTACATGGACTCGATCCCGATGGTGATCATTTCGGGCCAGGTGCCGACCGCGGCCATCGGCCTCGACGCCTTCCAGGAATGCGACACGGTCGGCATCACCCGCCCCATCGTCAAGCACAACTTCCTCGTCAAGGATCCCAAGGATCTGGCCATGACGATGAAGAAGGCCTTCCACATCGCGCGCAGCGGCCGTCCGGGCCCGGTGGTGGTGGACGTGCCGAAGGACGTTTCCTTCAAGAAGGTTCCCTACGCAGGTTATCCCGACAAGGTCGAGATGCGTTCGTACAACCCGGTGCGCAAGGGCCACGGCGGACAGATCCGCAAGGCGCTGCAACTGTTGCTGGCCGCCAAGCGCCCATACATCTACACGGGCGGCGGCGTGCTGCTGGGCAACGCCACCAACGAGCTGCGCACCCTGGTCGACATGCTCGGCTACCCGGTCACGAACACGCTGATGGGCCTGGGCGCCTATCCGGCGAGCGACCGCAAGTTCCTCGGCATGCTGGGCATGCACGGCACCATCGAAGCCAACAACGCGATGCAGAACTGCGACGTGCTGCTGGCGGTGGGTGCGCGTTTCGACGACCGCGTCATCGGCAATCCCAAGCACTTCGCGCAGAACGAACGCAAGATCATCCACGTCGACATCGACCCGTCGAGCATCTCCAAGCGCGTGAAGGTCGACATCCCGATCGTCGGCGACGTGAAGGACGTGCTCACCGAACTGATCTCGATGATCCGCGAGAGCACCGCCAAGCCCGACGCCGGTGCGCTGGCCGGCTGGTGGAAGACCATCGAGGCCTGGCGCTCGCGCGACTGCCTCAAGTACGACCGCGGCAACAAGGACGTGATCAAGCCGCAGTACGTGGTCGAGACCCTCTGGAACATGACCAAGGACGCCGACGCGTACATCACGTCGGACGTGGGCCAGCACCAGATGTGGGCCGCCCAGTACTACCGCTTCGACGAGCCGCGCCGCTGGATCAACTCCGGCGGCCTGGGCACCATGGGCGTGGGCATTCCCTATGCCATGGGCATCAAGCTCGCCAAGCCCGATTCGGAAGTGTTCACCATCACCGGCGAAGGCTCGGTGCAGATGTGCATCCAGGAACTATCCACCTGCCTGCAATACAACACGCCGATCAAGATCTGCTCGCTCAACAACCGCTACCTGGGCATGGTGCGGCAGTGGCAGGAGATCGAATACTCCGGCCGCTACAGCCACAGCTACATGGATGCACTGCCCAACTTCGTGAAGCTCGCCGAGGCCTACGGCCACGTCGGCATGCTGATCGAGCGTCCACAAGACGTGGAGCCCGCGCTGCGCGAAGCACGCAAGCTCAAGGACCGCACGGTGTTCATGGACTTCCGCACCGATCCCACTGAAAACGTGTTCCCGATGGTGAAGGCCGGAATGGGCATCACCGAAATGCTGCTGGGTTCCGAAGATCTCTGA
- a CDS encoding GNAT family N-acetyltransferase, whose protein sequence is MNDYVIRVLSSPSDVSPQAWNALLATQAESSPFMRHEYLSALHESGSATPASGWMPQFVTLWHGEQLHAACPLYIKDHSYGEYVFDWAWANAYEQHGLAYYPKAVVAVPFTPVPGTRLLARDAQSRTLLVQGLVALCKQGELSSLHLLFGADEDIAACTESGLMLRNTVQFHWTNAQYADFDSFLSSLSHDKRKKIRQERRKVADAGVSFRWSRGADISKADWDFFYRCYERTYREHGNPPYLTRDFFRRMAGTMPEAWLLFIAERNGKPMASSLIALSTQPDEPLVAYGRYWGALERVDCLHFEACYYQPLAWCIEHGAKRFEGGAQGEHKMARALMPVKTTSAHWLAHPSFADAVERFLEREGAGIENYMDHLGERSPFKAA, encoded by the coding sequence TTGAACGATTATGTCATTCGGGTTCTGTCGTCGCCGTCGGACGTGAGCCCGCAGGCATGGAACGCATTGCTCGCCACGCAGGCCGAGTCTTCGCCTTTCATGCGCCACGAATACCTCTCGGCGCTGCATGAAAGCGGCAGCGCCACGCCCGCGAGCGGCTGGATGCCGCAGTTCGTCACGCTGTGGCACGGCGAGCAGTTGCATGCAGCGTGCCCGCTCTACATCAAGGACCATTCGTACGGCGAATACGTGTTCGACTGGGCCTGGGCCAACGCCTACGAGCAGCACGGGCTGGCGTACTACCCGAAGGCCGTGGTCGCGGTGCCCTTCACGCCCGTACCCGGCACCCGCCTGCTGGCCCGGGACGCGCAAAGCCGCACCTTGCTGGTGCAGGGCCTGGTGGCCCTGTGCAAGCAGGGAGAACTGTCCTCGCTGCACCTGCTGTTCGGCGCCGACGAAGACATTGCCGCATGCACCGAGAGCGGCTTGATGCTGCGCAACACGGTGCAGTTCCACTGGACCAACGCGCAGTACGCCGACTTCGACAGCTTCCTCTCCAGCCTCTCCCACGACAAGCGCAAGAAGATCCGCCAGGAGCGCCGCAAGGTGGCCGACGCGGGCGTGAGCTTTCGCTGGTCGCGCGGCGCAGACATCTCGAAGGCCGACTGGGACTTTTTCTACCGCTGCTACGAGCGCACCTACCGCGAGCACGGCAACCCGCCCTACCTCACGCGCGACTTCTTCCGCCGCATGGCCGGCACGATGCCCGAAGCGTGGCTGCTGTTCATCGCCGAGCGCAACGGCAAGCCCATGGCCTCGAGCCTGATCGCCCTCTCGACCCAGCCCGACGAACCCCTGGTCGCCTATGGCCGCTACTGGGGGGCGCTGGAACGCGTCGACTGCCTGCACTTCGAGGCCTGCTACTACCAGCCGCTGGCCTGGTGCATCGAGCATGGCGCCAAACGCTTCGAGGGCGGCGCACAGGGCGAGCACAAGATGGCCCGCGCGCTGATGCCGGTCAAGACGACCAGCGCCCACTGGCTGGCGCATCCGTCGTTTGCGGACGCGGTCGAGCGTTTCCTTGAACGCGAGGGCGCGGGCATCGAGAACTACATGGACCACCTGGGCGAGCGCAGTCCCTTCAAGGCCGCCTGA
- a CDS encoding P-II family nitrogen regulator: MKQITAIVKPFKLEDVREALAEVGVTGLTVTEVKGFGRQKGHTELYRGAEYVVDFLPKMKVEVVVNEADVERCIEAIVNSARTGKIGDGKIFVTEVERIVRIRTGEENENAV; this comes from the coding sequence ATGAAGCAGATCACCGCCATCGTCAAACCCTTCAAGCTCGAGGACGTGCGCGAGGCCTTGGCCGAAGTGGGCGTTACCGGCCTGACAGTCACCGAGGTCAAGGGCTTCGGCCGCCAGAAAGGGCACACCGAGCTCTACCGCGGCGCCGAGTACGTGGTCGACTTCCTGCCCAAGATGAAGGTCGAAGTGGTCGTCAACGAGGCCGACGTGGAGCGCTGCATCGAGGCCATCGTCAATTCCGCGCGCACCGGGAAGATCGGCGACGGCAAGATCTTCGTGACCGAGGTCGAACGCATCGTGCGCATCCGTACGGGCGAAGAGAACGAAAACGCGGTCTGA
- a CDS encoding NAD+ synthase, translating into MTLKLAIAQLNFVVGDLAGNAKKIVDAAREAYLQGARLLLTPELSIAGYAAEDLFLRPAFTLACDDAVKGIAAALADLKDMVVVVGHPTGGSLRSRSVAVQLRHNAASVIREGRVLETYAKRELPNYQVFDERRYFTPGQDTCVFEAGGVSVGLLICEDAWFDQPAELARESGAEVLAVINASPYHVGKEGERVARMADRARAVGLPLVYAHLVGGQDEVVFDGASFALQADGTAAMQAESFREKLVFAQLERTPQGGVGFVAEAGAIAAPRDAEAQLWDALVLGVRDYVGKNGFPGAILGLSGGIDSALVLAIAVDALGKDKVRAVMMPSPYTADISWIDARDMAGRLGVRYDEISIRHTFESFKDALAEEFRGMPEDTAEENIQARIRGTLLMGLSNKFGSIVLTTGNKSEMATGYCTLYGDMAGGFAVIKDLLKTTVFALARWRNAHDPYGTGAEPIPERIITRPPSAELRPDQTDQDSLPPYDILDGILARYMQDDEGIDEIIAAGYERAVVERVARLIRINEYKRRQAPVGIRVTHRSFGKDWRYPITSKFNETAGARKP; encoded by the coding sequence ATGACGCTCAAGCTCGCCATCGCGCAACTCAATTTTGTGGTGGGCGACCTCGCCGGCAACGCGAAGAAGATCGTCGATGCCGCGCGCGAGGCCTATTTGCAAGGCGCGCGGCTGCTGCTGACGCCGGAACTTTCCATTGCCGGTTATGCGGCAGAAGACCTGTTCCTGCGGCCCGCCTTCACTCTAGCTTGCGATGATGCCGTGAAAGGCATTGCCGCCGCTCTGGCCGACCTCAAAGACATGGTCGTGGTGGTGGGGCATCCGACCGGCGGCAGCCTGCGCAGCCGCTCGGTGGCGGTACAGCTTCGGCACAACGCGGCCAGCGTCATCAGGGAAGGCCGCGTCCTCGAGACATACGCCAAGCGCGAGCTGCCCAATTACCAGGTGTTCGACGAGCGCCGCTACTTCACCCCGGGGCAAGATACCTGCGTGTTCGAGGCGGGCGGCGTCTCGGTCGGCCTGCTGATCTGCGAGGACGCCTGGTTCGACCAGCCGGCCGAACTCGCCCGCGAAAGCGGCGCCGAGGTGCTTGCCGTGATCAACGCCTCGCCGTACCACGTGGGCAAGGAAGGCGAGCGCGTGGCACGCATGGCCGACCGGGCGCGTGCTGTCGGGCTGCCGCTGGTGTATGCGCACCTGGTGGGCGGGCAGGACGAAGTGGTGTTCGACGGCGCCTCTTTCGCGCTGCAGGCCGACGGTACCGCAGCTATGCAGGCCGAGAGCTTTCGCGAAAAGCTGGTGTTTGCCCAGCTCGAACGTACGCCGCAGGGTGGCGTGGGCTTCGTCGCCGAGGCGGGGGCCATTGCCGCGCCGCGCGACGCCGAGGCGCAACTCTGGGACGCGCTGGTGCTTGGCGTGCGCGACTACGTCGGCAAGAACGGTTTTCCGGGTGCCATCCTGGGGCTTTCGGGCGGCATCGACTCCGCCCTGGTGCTCGCCATCGCGGTCGACGCATTGGGCAAGGACAAGGTGCGCGCGGTCATGATGCCTTCGCCTTACACGGCTGACATCAGCTGGATCGACGCGCGCGACATGGCGGGCCGGCTGGGGGTGCGCTACGACGAAATCTCGATCAGGCACACCTTCGAGTCCTTCAAGGACGCGCTGGCCGAAGAGTTCAGGGGCATGCCCGAGGACACGGCCGAAGAGAACATCCAGGCCCGCATCCGCGGCACGCTGCTGATGGGGTTGTCGAACAAGTTCGGCTCCATCGTGCTGACCACCGGGAACAAGAGCGAAATGGCCACCGGCTATTGCACGCTCTATGGCGACATGGCGGGCGGTTTCGCGGTCATCAAGGACCTATTGAAGACCACGGTGTTCGCGCTGGCGCGATGGCGCAATGCCCACGACCCCTACGGCACCGGCGCCGAGCCCATTCCCGAGCGGATCATCACGCGCCCCCCCAGCGCCGAACTGCGGCCCGACCAGACCGATCAGGACAGCCTCCCGCCCTACGACATCCTCGACGGCATCCTGGCACGCTACATGCAGGACGATGAAGGCATCGACGAGATCATCGCCGCCGGCTACGAGCGCGCGGTGGTCGAGCGGGTTGCGCGGCTCATCAGGATCAACGAATACAAGCGGCGCCAGGCGCCCGTAGGCATTCGGGTCACCCATCGAAGCTTCGGCAAGGATTGGCGTTACCCTATCACCAGCAAATTCAACGAAACCGCCGGAGCAAGAAAACCATGA
- a CDS encoding diacylglycerol kinase, whose amino-acid sequence MSALPNLPDPAVNPQKARKGFERVWHATLISLHGLRAGWSEPAFRQEAILSIVMIPAAFWLGRSWVEVALLAGSALLVMIVELLNTAVEAAIDRIGPEWHDLSKRAKDMGSAAVLLSLVLCGGIWAAALWQRFLS is encoded by the coding sequence ATGAGTGCCTTGCCCAATCTTCCCGATCCCGCCGTCAATCCGCAAAAGGCCCGCAAGGGCTTCGAGCGCGTCTGGCACGCCACGCTCATCTCGCTGCACGGCCTGCGCGCCGGCTGGAGCGAGCCCGCCTTCCGCCAGGAAGCCATCCTGTCGATCGTGATGATCCCGGCGGCTTTCTGGCTTGGCCGCAGCTGGGTCGAAGTGGCCCTGCTCGCGGGCAGCGCGCTCCTGGTGATGATCGTGGAACTGCTCAACACCGCCGTCGAAGCCGCCATCGACCGCATCGGCCCCGAATGGCACGACCTGTCCAAGCGCGCCAAGGACATGGGCAGCGCGGCCGTGCTGCTGTCGCTCGTGCTCTGCGGCGGCATCTGGGCCGCCGCGCTGTGGCAACGCTTCCTGTCATGA
- a CDS encoding RNA polymerase sigma factor, with product MATELELSDFLKSVERRAFKRSVYHVRDEEAALDIVQDSMMKLAQHYGDKPADELPMLFQRILSNCTLDWFRRQKTRRALFSNLSDFDSVDDDGDFDLLENFVSPTDSRESESAEDTTRRAQVFHEIEEQIAALPGRQREAFLMRYWEEMDVAETAAAMGCSEGSVKTHCSRAVHALSKALKAKGISL from the coding sequence TTGGCCACTGAACTAGAACTCTCCGACTTCCTGAAAAGCGTCGAACGACGCGCTTTCAAGCGCTCGGTCTACCACGTGCGGGATGAAGAAGCGGCGCTCGATATCGTGCAGGACAGCATGATGAAGCTGGCGCAGCACTATGGCGACAAGCCGGCCGACGAACTGCCGATGCTGTTCCAGCGCATCCTGTCGAACTGCACCCTCGATTGGTTCCGGCGCCAGAAGACCCGCCGCGCCCTGTTCTCGAACCTCAGCGACTTCGACTCGGTCGACGACGACGGCGATTTCGACCTGCTGGAGAACTTCGTCTCGCCGACCGACTCTAGGGAATCGGAGAGCGCCGAAGACACCACCCGCCGCGCCCAGGTCTTCCACGAGATCGAGGAACAGATCGCAGCATTGCCGGGCCGTCAACGCGAGGCTTTCCTGATGCGTTACTGGGAGGAAATGGACGTCGCGGAGACGGCCGCAGCGATGGGCTGTTCCGAAGGCAGCGTCAAAACCCACTGCTCGCGAGCCGTTCACGCTCTGAGCAAAGCGCTCAAGGCCAAGGGAATATCGCTATGA
- a CDS encoding DUF4282 domain-containing protein, producing MQDLLGFDKMVTPIIIRILYFLGLLAVLAMTATALFQGRILVAIGVLVFGAIIVRVYSELLILLFRIHDNLVSINQQMKARNTSGPL from the coding sequence ATGCAAGACTTGCTGGGATTCGACAAGATGGTGACGCCCATCATCATCCGGATACTGTATTTCCTTGGATTGCTGGCTGTGCTCGCAATGACCGCCACGGCGCTGTTCCAGGGGCGGATCCTGGTCGCCATCGGGGTCCTGGTTTTCGGCGCGATCATTGTTCGCGTCTACAGCGAATTGCTGATCCTGCTGTTCCGCATTCACGACAACCTCGTGTCCATCAATCAGCAAATGAAGGCCCGGAATACTTCCGGCCCACTGTGA
- a CDS encoding DUF3619 family protein — protein MNTKVSPSSFTAEDEFGRRLAARLSAGNKELSHDIGERLRVARAQAVAARKLPPQLRAAPVVVQSGHTAILGGSWWTRIGSVVPLIALVAGLITISVMQDDDRASELAEVDSALLTGDLPPAAYTDPGFAQFLKADSASD, from the coding sequence ATGAATACTAAGGTTTCACCCTCCTCATTCACCGCCGAAGACGAGTTCGGACGGCGCCTCGCTGCCCGCCTCTCGGCCGGCAACAAGGAGTTGTCGCACGACATCGGCGAACGGCTCCGCGTGGCTCGTGCGCAGGCCGTGGCCGCGCGCAAGCTGCCCCCGCAACTGCGGGCGGCCCCCGTGGTGGTGCAGTCGGGCCACACGGCAATACTGGGTGGCAGCTGGTGGACCCGCATCGGCTCGGTGGTGCCGCTCATTGCGCTCGTGGCCGGCCTCATCACCATCAGCGTGATGCAGGACGACGACCGCGCCAGCGAACTCGCCGAAGTCGATTCGGCACTGCTCACCGGCGACCTGCCGCCTGCTGCCTATACCGACCCCGGTTTTGCTCAATTCCTGAAGGCCGACAGCGCCTCCGACTGA
- the ilvN gene encoding acetolactate synthase small subunit, whose protein sequence is MKHIIAVLLENEPGALSRVVGLFSARGYNIESLTVAPTEDSSLSRMTIVTTGSDDVIEQITKHLNRLIEVVKVVDLTEGAYTERELMMVKVRAVGKEREEMMRMAEIFRGRIIDVTDKSYTIELTGDHGKNDAFLEAIERSAILETVRTGASGIGRGERILRV, encoded by the coding sequence ATGAAACACATCATTGCAGTGCTGTTGGAAAACGAGCCGGGTGCTCTTTCCCGCGTGGTGGGCCTGTTCTCGGCCCGTGGCTACAACATCGAATCGCTGACAGTCGCGCCGACCGAGGACTCGAGCCTCTCGCGCATGACCATCGTCACGACCGGCTCCGACGACGTGATCGAGCAGATCACCAAGCACCTGAACCGCCTGATCGAAGTGGTGAAGGTCGTCGACCTGACCGAGGGCGCCTACACCGAGCGCGAGCTCATGATGGTGAAGGTGCGCGCGGTCGGCAAGGAGCGCGAGGAAATGATGCGCATGGCGGAAATCTTCCGCGGCCGCATCATCGACGTGACCGACAAGAGCTACACCATCGAACTCACCGGCGACCACGGCAAGAACGACGCTTTCCTGGAAGCGATCGAGCGTAGCGCTATCCTCGAAACTGTCCGCACCGGTGCCAGCGGCATCGGGCGCGGTGAGCGCATCCTGCGCGTGTAG
- a CDS encoding RDD family protein: MVSSTPEVSGSDHPASPVPPASSAPVPTVPGLWRRMACWLYEGMLLFAVVFVSGWLFSTLGQMRDAMDSRRHLFQAFLFVVFGVYFVWFWTKGQTLAMKTWNIRIVDLQGRPISQRRALARYLLSWIWFLPPLAALAPFKLSGGESTLLIFGWVAIWALLARFHPDRQFWHDAWAGTRLITSKPMSRR, encoded by the coding sequence ATGGTTTCCAGTACTCCCGAAGTCTCGGGATCCGATCACCCGGCCTCGCCCGTCCCACCAGCAAGCAGCGCTCCCGTCCCTACAGTCCCCGGCCTGTGGCGCCGGATGGCCTGCTGGCTCTATGAAGGCATGCTGCTTTTCGCGGTCGTGTTCGTCTCGGGCTGGCTCTTCAGCACGCTGGGACAGATGCGCGACGCCATGGATTCGCGGCGCCATCTTTTCCAGGCTTTCCTCTTCGTCGTTTTTGGCGTGTACTTCGTCTGGTTCTGGACCAAGGGCCAGACCCTCGCCATGAAAACCTGGAACATCCGCATCGTCGACTTGCAAGGCCGGCCCATCAGCCAGCGCCGGGCGCTTGCACGTTACCTGCTGAGCTGGATCTGGTTCCTGCCACCGCTGGCCGCGCTTGCCCCTTTCAAGCTCTCGGGCGGCGAATCGACCCTCCTGATCTTCGGCTGGGTCGCAATATGGGCCCTGCTTGCACGTTTTCACCCCGACCGCCAGTTCTGGCACGACGCCTGGGCCGGTACGCGGCTCATCACCTCCAAGCCGATGAGCCGCCGATGA
- a CDS encoding TIGR00730 family Rossman fold protein, which translates to MNPEFSICVYCGSRPGERPEFSQAAQAVGQWIGKHGGQLVYGGGRTGLMGTVAEATRLAGGRVVGVIPKALVDKELANSLCDELHVVDTMHERKAMMGERADAFVALPGGIGTFEELFEIWTWRQLGYHDKPTGILNTAGYYDGLLGFLAHSVREGFMGEWQMELIRTGTEVTELLAALRAEVPLHPREDRLSENL; encoded by the coding sequence ATGAATCCTGAATTTTCGATCTGTGTGTATTGCGGCTCGCGCCCCGGCGAGCGCCCCGAGTTTTCCCAGGCCGCGCAAGCGGTCGGCCAGTGGATCGGCAAGCACGGCGGCCAATTGGTCTACGGCGGTGGCCGAACCGGCCTGATGGGTACGGTGGCCGAGGCCACCCGCCTCGCCGGCGGCCGCGTGGTCGGCGTCATTCCCAAGGCGCTGGTCGACAAGGAACTGGCCAATTCGCTATGCGACGAACTCCATGTGGTCGACACCATGCACGAACGCAAGGCCATGATGGGCGAACGCGCCGACGCCTTCGTCGCCCTCCCGGGCGGCATCGGCACCTTCGAGGAACTCTTCGAGATCTGGACCTGGCGCCAACTCGGCTATCACGACAAGCCGACCGGCATCCTCAACACCGCCGGCTACTACGACGGCCTTCTGGGCTTCCTGGCCCACAGCGTGCGCGAAGGCTTCATGGGCGAGTGGCAGATGGAACTGATCCGCACCGGCACCGAGGTGACCGAGCTTCTGGCCGCGTTGCGCGCCGAGGTGCCGCTCCATCCGCGGGAAGACAGGCTGTCGGAAAACCTCTGA
- the ilvC gene encoding ketol-acid reductoisomerase, translated as MKVYYDKDADLSLIKGKTVAIIGYGSQGHAHAQNLNDSGVKVVVGLRKGGASWPKVEKAGLKVAEVADAVKAADVVMILLPDEQIANVYKNDVAPNIKEGASLVFAHGFNVHYGFVQPRADLDVWMVAPKAPGHTVRSTYTQGGGVPHLVAVHQDKTGKARDLALSYATANGGGKAGIIETNFREETETDLFGEQAVLCGGTVELIKAGFETLVEAGYAPEMAYFECLHELKLIVDLIYEGGIANMNYSISNNAEYGEYVTGPRVVTEETKKVMKQVLKDIQTGEYAKSFVLENAAGAPTLISRRRLNAEHQIEVVGEKLRAMMPWIKKNKLVDQTRN; from the coding sequence ATGAAGGTTTATTACGACAAGGACGCGGACCTCAGCCTCATCAAGGGCAAGACGGTCGCCATCATCGGTTACGGCTCGCAAGGCCATGCGCACGCGCAGAACCTGAACGACAGCGGCGTCAAGGTCGTGGTCGGCCTGCGCAAGGGCGGCGCCTCGTGGCCCAAGGTCGAGAAGGCCGGCCTGAAGGTCGCTGAAGTCGCCGACGCCGTGAAGGCCGCCGACGTCGTCATGATCCTGCTGCCCGACGAGCAGATCGCGAACGTCTACAAGAACGACGTGGCTCCGAACATCAAGGAAGGCGCTTCGCTGGTCTTCGCGCACGGCTTCAACGTGCACTATGGCTTCGTGCAGCCGCGCGCCGACCTCGACGTATGGATGGTCGCTCCCAAGGCCCCGGGCCATACCGTGCGCAGCACGTACACCCAAGGCGGCGGCGTGCCCCACCTCGTGGCTGTGCACCAGGACAAGACCGGCAAGGCACGTGACCTCGCGCTGAGCTACGCCACCGCCAACGGCGGCGGCAAGGCCGGCATCATCGAGACCAACTTCCGCGAAGAAACCGAGACCGACCTGTTCGGCGAACAAGCGGTTCTGTGCGGCGGTACGGTCGAGCTGATCAAGGCCGGTTTCGAAACGCTGGTGGAAGCCGGCTACGCGCCCGAAATGGCGTACTTCGAATGCCTGCACGAGCTGAAGCTGATCGTCGACCTGATCTATGAAGGCGGCATCGCCAACATGAACTACTCGATCTCGAACAACGCCGAGTACGGCGAGTACGTCACCGGCCCGCGCGTCGTGACCGAAGAGACCAAGAAGGTCATGAAGCAAGTGCTGAAGGACATCCAGACCGGCGAATACGCCAAGAGCTTCGTGCTCGAAAACGCTGCGGGCGCTCCCACGCTGATCAGCCGCCGCCGCCTGAACGCAGAGCACCAGATCGAAGTCGTCGGCGAAAAGCTGCGCGCGATGATGCCCTGGATCAAGAAGAACAAGCTGGTCGACCAGACCCGCAACTGA